The proteins below are encoded in one region of Tomitella fengzijianii:
- a CDS encoding ribbon-helix-helix domain-containing protein, whose amino-acid sequence MAERKPADFEAMSAAVERGDYQVGGEIEFHVELARGRPPGERMRGRNSPARSVRLPAELDRRLAAFAEDRCITPSEVVRAAVADYLVRHGGDAGAVIPARR is encoded by the coding sequence ATGGCAGAGCGGAAGCCGGCGGACTTCGAAGCGATGTCCGCTGCGGTCGAAAGGGGCGACTACCAGGTGGGAGGCGAGATCGAGTTCCATGTCGAACTCGCGCGCGGCCGTCCCCCGGGCGAGCGGATGCGGGGGCGAAACAGCCCCGCGCGGTCGGTCCGGTTGCCCGCCGAGCTTGATCGGCGTCTCGCGGCGTTCGCGGAGGATCGGTGTATCACCCCAAGCGAGGTGGTGCGGGCCGCGGTTGCCGACTATCTGGTGCGCCACGGCGGCGATGCCGGTGCCGTCATCCCAGCTCGACGATGA